The Rhodocyclaceae bacterium region GAAGCTCGCCAACCTGGAGACTTTCCGAAAACGACGGCCCGCGGATTTCCAAGCCCAGGCCGAGGCGCTCGATGCCGGCCTGAATCGCGTCGGTGCGCTACGATGAGATCGACCGGGATTACGAATTGACTATGCCACCCACCCCGCATGGCTTCTCCCCCCTATCCGACGAGGAAGTCGATGAACTCGCAGCCTTCCTGATGGAGGACCGCGACGGGTCCGAGGCGATGATGTTCGACACGATGGACGGCTACATGCATGCCGTGGCCATCGGGCCCACGACACTGAAGCCTCAGCAGTGGCTGCCCCCGATCTGGGGGCTTGCGCAGGATCAGGGGATGGTGCCGGCCGCGCAGAGCCTGGAGCAGATCAACCGGATCCTGGAACTGGTGATGCGCCACTTCAACAGCATCATCGCTGGCCTGGAGGACGAGCGGCCGGACATCTACCCCCATTGGTGCGTCATGGTGTTCGACGGCCAGGAGTTCGATGATGCCGAGGGATGGGCCTGGGGCTTCGTGCAGGGCGTGGACCTCTGCCGCGCCGATTGGCAACCGCTGCTGGAGACGGATCAGGGCCAGGCCTGGTACCGGCCGATCGGACTGCTGGGAGAAGACGACTTCGGACCCGAACAGGACACACTCACGCGTACGCCGGCACAGCGGGCCGAACTGGCGCTGCAGATCCCCGAGGCAGTCCTGCGCATGCACGCCCACTGGCTTCCCCTGCGCCGGGCCATTCACGAACGGGCGGTGGCCCGGACGCTTCAGACGAAGGTAGGCCGCAACGAGCCGTGCCCCTGCGGCAGCGGCAAGAAGTTCAAGAAGTGCTGCGGAGCACCGGCCGACTTGCACTGACACCCGGATCGCCAGAGACGAGGACAGCTTCACCACGCTCAGCCGGAGGAATGC contains the following coding sequences:
- a CDS encoding UPF0149 family protein encodes the protein MTMPPTPHGFSPLSDEEVDELAAFLMEDRDGSEAMMFDTMDGYMHAVAIGPTTLKPQQWLPPIWGLAQDQGMVPAAQSLEQINRILELVMRHFNSIIAGLEDERPDIYPHWCVMVFDGQEFDDAEGWAWGFVQGVDLCRADWQPLLETDQGQAWYRPIGLLGEDDFGPEQDTLTRTPAQRAELALQIPEAVLRMHAHWLPLRRAIHERAVARTLQTKVGRNEPCPCGSGKKFKKCCGAPADLH